The sequence below is a genomic window from Macadamia integrifolia cultivar HAES 741 chromosome 1, SCU_Mint_v3, whole genome shotgun sequence.
ggtgaattgactgtccattttttacaatattagtgagaaatttttttattgtaagaggaattgttacaaatcattgaatattatgctataaatagagaaattgatttataaattgtaatagtgcttccattgatttccttgttcactatacaaaactagttggatagatcaatgaatgattggatactCGGGTTCATTTtatggtttcaatattagtaatctttctagaaatttgttatccattaATTTCAattattagttatctttcccatacaacgataaaccatgatttaaagtgtttttttggtcaaatcttgtcactataaattataaatgtaagatttcattatcattcaagcccaataataaaccgatctaaatcgGTATTAACTCGATAttgagaaattgaaataaaccaaaaccaaaccggaccgaaaccaaaACGTATTCAAcccgaccgaaaccaaaccgaaccgaccgattgacaccactacatccaacggttgggatgATTTGGACACATATTCCAACACTTGCCAACACATTAATTGTGACGAGATTTCCTTTTTTCATGTGGCCGGATGGTCATTTCGCTTCTCCTTGTGTCTAAGTGTAGAGACCATGTTGCCTTCTAGGTTTCTCCTtccatttatttaaattttattttgtaggtAGGGTGAGGGTGGGGAACCCAGATCGGACCTATGATAACGAACCTGCATCCAACCCACTTAACTAAGCATGTTGATTGTTAAATACCTAGATCTGCAATGAATGAAGTTTATTGGGGCAAGTTGCTGAATCTAACCTGGTGTTGGTTAGATGGTTGGGTCTACTTGGTTTGGATGGAAACTAACTATCATTGAATGTGGCAAGccttatttaccaaaaaaggtaGCAGCATCCAACTGCACTAAGCAGTTGTTATTGTTGCCCAGATTGTAACAAATTAACTGCAATCCCCTGGTGGGAGTaaaaaatatggaataattCTCTTCCCCTAGGGATCACAAATACCCTCTTaagttattgttttttttttccaaaatactctTTTTGAATCCATTTCTTTGAGTGCCACAGGGGTTGCAGCCAAGGCAGCAGCTAAATTTTGTTCGACCGACCCTTACCTTGCTCCTGCCCCTGCCCCTacccatgcccatgcccatgcccatgccaCCCCTCCTTAACCTCTCTGTTACTAGGCACTCgttaatactctctctctctctctcgtttcaGGAAAAGCAGAAATACTCTTAATCAAAGAAATAATTCCCCTGAACATAATGCAATCGCATATTTGCAATGAAATCAAAGAACTTTGTGTTATAAATAAACACCTGattcttctacccaaaaaaaaaacacctgaTTCCTATTTACCCAGTTTCCAGTGAGCTCCCACAGCTTCATGTCTATCAAATTTTCTTGTCGGAGTTTCCCATGTTTTCTGCAATCACATATTTGTAATGAAATTAAAGCTAGGGTTATTAATGACCTTCGAGTACCCATTTGGCATTTCTTGGATTAAACATCCTGATGGTCTTCTTCAACATCTAGTTACTGAATTAGGCCTTAAAATGTCCAAGAAAACATCAACCACTACACTCTAGGACCATGGCTGGAAGTCCGGTCAGCCACCACCGCACACAGCACTGCCATAGCAACCATAATCCAAAACCCATGAGTCTGGAGATGGTTTAGAAGAGGATGGTTCATCTGAAGCCAGTTGAAGAAGATAATGTGGATCCCATCAAGGGCGAGATgttgaaaaaataaagtaacCGGTTACCTTGTGCAAAAGAAGggtaattttgatatttaaaaataGTAAGAACAAGAAGATTTAAAAGTCTTAATGTAATGTAGGggagtatcaaaaaaaaaaaaaaaaagaatagaatctGCAAGTACTCACCATGTCTTCTTTCTTGCAAAATCTGATCATTCCTTGGTTTCTTGAATTACCTTAGGAGGAGCTTGTGAGATCCACAGTGTAGGGGCACAGGGCTGTGCCCATTGGGTAGGCCTTAAGGAGAATGGGGAGATCGACCAAGAGAACAAATTTAGAAGCTCACCCAGCTGTAGTGCACTCACCATTTCAGATAGATGAAAGCTCCAAGAAATAATAGACAGAAGTCAGCCTATTGTAGTGGTCTTGGATACAAGAACGACTTTTGTCTATTATTTCTGGAGACTTCAACTGTCTGATCAACTTCTGAAAAGAGATCTGATCGATGTTTCAGCTTCTCTACAACTTTAATGGCGTCGTCGTCTATCTTCTATAATGGAGGAGAAGGGGATACTATATAAGATGTAGTGCTTAAAGGGAAGAAGAGCCCTTATATATTTAAGGGCCAGCCATTGTTTGTTGATGGAGTTACAAATTAGttatttcaattctaattttggtaggtagagagagagagagagagagagtttttagtTTGTTTATTATCAATATCGGATCAAAATGGAACCGTAGGATTATGTAGGAAACTAATGTCAAGTTCTAATTTATCTTGGGTAGTTACTTCTCTGTTTGGCTAGAGGTGAAGTGGGTGAAAACAGTTATGATTAGGGGCTGATTGGACCTTGTCCAGCTGTTGTTGGTGGATTTCAAATTGTTATTTCAGTTCCAATTCTTGTTAGGGAGTTTATTCTGGTAAGGGAGTTAATTATCTTTGGTTTGATGATAAGCTGGTGGTGAAGTTTGTTATTTAGAGGCAGGGGGAGGGGACGGGGGAGGGGGCGATCCTATAATTTATCCTCTGGTGGGGATGTCTTGTTACAAACAAAACAGAGATAATGTTCATGATATTTTCTCTGTAGGTTTCTCTGGTGCTTCTTATATCTTCAACTCCTAGCTTTTGGGTATCGATGGCAACTACATGGAACATATCTTGCTGGCCGATCAGTTCATCCTATACCATGTGTAATGATTTAGAGGATCTAGCTTTGCCCAGAATTTGAGGTTTTGAGATTTCTATAGTGTTGGGACTTGAGAGTAACTTTGAGGAAGAGTAGATGCAGATTTCTTGAACTTAATTGGGCTCTTTTTAATGGAGATTTCTATTAGTGTCTGCATCAGAGATCCAGTTCTCCGGAAATCCACTACCACAGTTTCCGGCAGGTACTCTCCAATATCATCGATGACTGTTGCTCTTTCTGGAAACTTATGTTCTTATTACTAGACTGTAACTCTGTCATTGCCAAGGTTTTAGAACTTTTTGGTTTTAAAACTTCCACAAAACAGGGTCAGGTTTATGTTGATCCCCTAAAAAACAAGGGTAAATCTATCTGTTATGGTACTATCCATGGCGATTCGGATTAATATCGTTCTTGATCgatttcaagttttaaaaccttgatctGTATTGATACTAATTTTTGCACAATCCATATCTAAACGACTACTAGACAATAAGCTCATACAAAATTGATTAAAAGTGTGTTAATGACTTGGCTTGAGAAACCCATTACCCAAAGGTTCTAAATAGTTGGAATAGTATAAGGCCTTAAATTGATAGAGACCAATTGGATATTGTATGAAGCGAAAACTTTGTTCAAGTATTAATTATCATTTTTCTATATTGTAATTACACATGTGCTTAATCCATGGAAAGCCCTTTTCATCGGGGATTTTCGAATTGGAATCTAGTTGGCCGAATCCAATCAAAGGTTGAATAGGATTCCAATCGAGACTCGTGCACTGGGTTCATGTCTACCTAAGATCATTCACCAAGTTACCCACAAGCTTAATATGCTTGTGGGTATGCCTAAATCTGTGTCTCTCTCCTCGTCATCTTAAAAAGTCTTTATGCCCCTTTCATACTAGCCCTCCCATTAGTTGATTCGGCGTTAGCAGCACACCTAACCTTCTCCCAAAAttacttttaaaaaaatttgagagaatGCCATCTCTGCAAATGACTTAGAGGAGTGCATCAATAAGATGCAACAAAACGGTATATCATAAATAGAAAGCAATGAAGTCATTTCATGTTAGGAGAAGTTATATAGACACAAAAGTACTATTAAACCATGCTCTAGTGACTCAGAgcctttttccaaaaattaaaaaaatatataatagtaAGTGTGGAAGCATGCTATGGTAAAGGCTGTCAATTGGTCCTTTCGGTCTAGCTGAATTGGTTCGATTCAGTTTCTTATCGGTCAAGGATCAGGATTGGTTAAAGGCCGATACTGATCTTATCCGGCCGATATTGACCGATGCGATTCAAGTTTTAAAAGCCAAATCATGCAGCCGCGTGTAGATCCCTCCTAAAGGCGAAACTCTTGGGCGGGAACGAAGAAAATTGCGGGAATGTTATAAATGGTATATATCGCAGGCGCAGAGAAATGGTATAAATAGGAAATATTGCTCCTTCGTTCCTCTGCTTACACTGTGAGTAATCGCATTTGTCTGTGATTCTGGAGAGGATCTTTTCTTCAACGAAatggcgaagaagaagaaaggtaggGTTtctgaagaaaacaaagaggaaGATCAGAACCAAGAGGTTCTCAGACAGTCTCcgaagaaagagaaaagtttGTATGAGGTGATTCTATCTTCTCATCCATTGCATAGATGTTCTTCGTGTACTATATTCTTTCTGTATCTCTCTGTGTTTCTTGGACTTCTGATGGTTTTCTTTGCCCTGAAATTATGAGTCCGTGCCCTAGATTTGTTGTTAGGTCTAAATTCACTTAGCATGTCAGAAGTTTTGATGTTGTTGATCTGTAGTTATGTTGAGACGCTTCTATCGGTGGGATAATTTGGCTCCGTTCAATCCCCTCATAATAATTTGTATAAACATCCATTTTTGGACAAAAatatctttgattttgatttttctaggTCTAACGGTTTAAGGAGCGCGCACCATTAATCGTATCTTTtgacttttttattatttttttaaatgtttgatTGCCCTCATTTCAACTTATTCTAATTCTCAAAATTAGCTGCACACAACTCGCAATGTGTGGctgaaaattttgttgtttCCTTAAGATTTGGATACACACTTTGATGAAGCTTCTCCAGatctgaaaaaaaatttacGAATGAAAGGTGTTACACAGTTCGTGCATGATAAGAGTATACAAGTTCTATTCTATCTCTGGAGTTGTCCCAAAGTGATGTGTTTAATTCTTCTTGAGTTGAAACAATTGTAGTTCCTGTGGTAATATATGTAATTTAACATGTTGATGCTCATTGctgacccatttagttgggataaatgCTTATTGATAGCATTGCTTGAGATATGTTTTGAAATCAAGAGCCCCTCAAACAAGCAAACAAGCAAACAATCAGACAACGCAAGGATTTATGTGGTTTGGAAAGGTGCTTAGGTCTATGGAAAGATGAGAGCTGtattcactatcaatagagaaagGGCTACAAGCTCTCTTCCTCACACTTATCTCTATTTACAAAGAAATCCAAGTGCTCCTAATGGTCCACCATCACAACAATTTAAAGGGAAACGGAGAGAGATGAATTTCTCTAATCACCCCCACATGGACCCCAAGTTCGTCGAGACCCCAATAACAAAAATAACACGCAAGGTGGCCTAGTTCTTCGGAGCCTCAAGCCCTCGGGCTCTACGGGCCTTTTGGCGGTCCTTCGGAATCAGCCTAGAAACCCAtgcaacggaatacaagacatcctTCCTCAACACTATGTTATGATATTTATATCTATTAGATACCCTTTGTGCTGAGAAAAAAATCGCTGAAGGGTGTATGACTATTGTAACTGACTGTGCATTTGGATTGGAGTCTATTCAACAAGAAAATGATTTCACATTTAAGCTGAGAGTTAGTGGTGGAGGGCAGGTTAGGACAAGGGGAGAACTCTGAGATGAGTGTTTAGTGATGCAAGGGAGAGGGGAAATAGCATAACaagaaagggagaggggggGTGATTGGAGCTCACACACACATTCAACTTGAATTCATTCTCAAATCTCAAGACTCTATCATGGTTACATggtataaataaaacaaaacactcctattctaactctaaaactgaaatataaTGGAACTCTACTACAAGCTAGCCTATTCgaagtaaaatgaaattaaatccAGATAAATAAGTACACTACTAATATCTTACTAGACCTAAAACCCAAGATTGGACCTGATTCTCGCTCTGGGTTCTCAAATGAGTTCAGCCCAGTCCAAGGAAGTGCTTTTGCATTAGTCGATCTAAGAGTTAGCATTGTAGAGAATCAATAATATTATCGGAGTGAATGACTTGTCTTAAATAGTCTATCACTTAAAAGTGGAGGATGAGGAGCATGGTCGAAGGTATCAGAACTAGGGATTGAATCGGTCTTGGCCAATACCAATTCAGAATCAAATTGGGTGAAGCAGGTTGGAGTGGGTTTGATGCCACCAACCGATCCACTTTATGGGACCAGCTGCTTAATCACgcatttatataaaaataaataaataaataatgaaaaactATCTAGCTCATTGTCTCCATTTGTCATCTGTCCCCTTCAATCTCCTCCCTCCCCTCTCACCATCGCTAGCAGAATTGGCCAAATCATATGTATTGTATATGTTAtatattatttgtttatttattattttagacTTATAAATGGGTAGGACAGGTGAAAGGAAGTCTTTACCCTTACACTACCATTCTAGCCTAAACGGAATAAAATCCTTGTGCCCAACCTCTGAAGGAGGGTCCGGGGTGGCTAAAATTTGCAGTTCTACTCTTATATCATTGGATGATGATTTACTAAGTCTTTACCCTTACACTACTTTTTGGAAACCCTTTATTAGAGGACTAGTATTATCGTacctccttttttatttatgaatccCTCTTATTCAATGTAGCCATTAGTTTTGCTTGAGGGTGGAGAACACAACTCCCACCCCTccgaaaaaaaaggggggtgggcATTCATAGCTAATGTTTCAAGATGAccacttgtcaaagccttaccAAAATTAACTGACCTGATTTCTATCCTATATTACAATGCTTGGATCCAGGGGAAGGCAGTTTTGATAGCCATCTGATGCCCCCCTCCTCTTCAACCACCCAACCCAGCAGAGCTGGGGCAGGCTGGCCACAGGTTCGAATCCTGCCACCTTTCTTGTAGATTGCCTTGTGGTTACTGGATGATGGTAATAACAAAGCTGTGAAGCAAGCTAGTTAGGAGAGAAGTCAAACACTGGCAGGGTGAACTCTTGTATGGATTGCCCTCGAGCCCTGGGCAGGTCGGCTGGGTCTTTCCCTGTTATGTTTCCACCGTGATAGCTATGTactccatcccccccccccccctttttctcttcAAATATTTGAAAGTATACTTGTGCATGATATGTAGAATCCAATTTGAAATGTAGCAAAAGATGGCCATTACTAACCTAGTGCCTTTGTAGATTCTTGGAGTGGAGAGGAGTGCATCTCAACAGGAAATAAAGAAAGCGTACTACAAACTGGCATTGCGTCTTCATCCAGATAAGAATCCTGATGATGAGGTGAAACATGACCTAATGAAGCTATAcacttgttctttttttttggctgttgCATATTGGGTTACTTTATTTTGTAACTGTACCTAGTTTTCTGCTTGTAGGAAGCCAAAGAGAAATTTCAACAACTCCAAAAGGTGATATCAATTCTTGGAGACGAAGAGAAAAGGGCACTTTACGATCAGACTGGTTGTGTTGATGATGCTGTGAGTGACTCCTAAAATTCTATCCATTCTGGCATCCCTGTACTATCCATTGGTTGGTCTGGAGTTAAATATCTTGTTTTTGTATGTCTGGCTTGATTAACAGGACCTTCTTGGGGAAGTGTCTCAAAATCTGCAAGAGTATTTCAGAACAATATACAAAAAGGTAACACTTTTGTTTGTTTGAGAGAAACATCAGAATCCACTTCAGTTATTGCCCTCATGCTTCTCTGGGTGCATGAAGTAGAATTACTTGCTGTCGTCACTTGCAGGTCACTGAAGCTGATATTGAAGAGTTTGAAGCAAACTACAGAGGATCTGATTCAGAGTTGAACGATTTGAAGGATCTATATCAGAAGTACAAGGGTAATATGAGCAGGTATAAGGGTACGAAGCAGTCCTTTGCTTTACTTTGTTTTGCAGGGTACTGATATTCAAAGTGTTTCTGCCCAACAGGCTCTTCTGCTCAATGATCTGTTCAGATCCTACCCTGGACTCACATCGATTCAAGGATATCCTTGGTGAGGCAATATCAGCTGGTATGGATTTCAAACCTCTCGTGTCAAGACTTGCATTATCAGTGGCATCCTTTTTTTCTGCCCTCCTTTTTGAGACATCTGATATTTCTATAGTGCTCTTTGTGGGTTTCTGGATGCTTTGAAAGAATCATGCACTACATTAGTACAGCTAAACCACTAATATCTATTCTTTATAGGAGAGCTGAAGGAAACCAAAGACTATCGCAAGTGGGTGCAGAAAGTGTCTGAAACACGACCACCTATCAATCCTCTTAAAAGGAGGGGAAAGTGAGTAATCCATTGATTCTGTTCACGTGCTCTTTTAGTAACTACATTTTCTGAATTCTATTATCTTTGGAAACCTTTTAGCAGATCTAAAAAACAGTCAGATACAGACCTATATGCTATCATTTCTCAGCGACAAGGCCAGAGGGAAGAACAATTTGAATCTATGTTCTCGTCAATTGTGGCAAAATACAATGGGGGTCGGTCAAATTCTGAACCCACTGAAGAAGAATTTGAAGCTGCAAGGAAGAGGGTTGAAAGTCGTAAGCCAACTAAACAGGCAAGACAGAAATGAACAACTAGTACCAGTCTATAAGAGCCCTTCATGGTCTGGGTAGACGTTGTAAATTTCCTTAATCTTTTTATTTGTCCATCTGACCTCATCCTGAGtgattaattttcttttgtgctTTGTTTGTTACATAATGCATTCTTGAATTTAATGCTCAAGGTGTCACTCTGCAGCTGTAGATATATGACTTAGGATCGAGTTGGTCCTGCCTCACCTGGGGTTGTGATTGGGAATGTACAGTTGGGAGGGAGGGATTCTGTGTACTATCAAAATAGTGGTTTTATTTCTTCAGTGAGCTGACCAGTGGATGGATATTTTATCAGGAATTCTGCATTTTCATTGGGGACTTAGGGGTGCTAGTAAGTCTGGGAAAAAGAAGGGTTAAATTAGCATTACAAAACGAAACTTTATACAGAACTTAGGAACCGTCGCATTGtgacatgtttttttttaattttaatggtGAAGAATCTATTTATCATTAAATTTTGGCACCTTATACGGTAAGCCAATAACTaataatgaaatgatatatTGAATAAGAGAAGGGGTTTCGCATTTTtaatgagaacaaaaaaaaaaaaaatgaatgactggttcagtttggtttcaatcatttttttttttttggcatttatCAGGTAGGACCAAAACTGGATCGATGAGGGTTTGATATCTAAAATCCAGACCGATGAAATTGATAGTTATCAGTTTGATCGTTTCaatttcttatcatttttcttaACCGGCTCTTATCTGTTTGTTATAAGTttagtttcatattttttttttcatatagaaaaaataaaataatataaaaagagCAATTTTGATCGGGTTTTCCATCTTTTAATAGTTTTCTAGTTTCGATCCATTCGAATGTTCTTAACAATCAGTTTAAATTTTTCCTTGTTTGTAAGTACCCAAATCGAAGGTGGTAAGGCAATCTATTCGGTTCatatttttggttcaatctgaTCAGTTTCAATTCGGGTTCCATTTTGACAACCAAGGGATGGGggttttaaaaaagggaaaaatgaaaaatgcaaaaagaaaaaaagaggttgATTATGAGATATTAAATACTTTCCTTTTATCATTGTTATTATTAAGGGAGACaaatcctcattttttttttaatgaaaagaatgaaaatttcattaaagATAAACCGTTATTCTGTGCAACGGTGCAAGGATCGATAAGCCCACTAAGAGATCATAAGAACTATATCCATAATTGGTTTTACACAAAAAGTTTAGCGCTTTCAGGGTTTATAAAGATAGTTTGGTCAAAAAGTCTGTTACTCCATACTTCCGTTACTTTCCACTTCCTTTTTGAGTCTTGCAAGTAATGCCCTCGCACATCCCTCATAAATGTCTCCTGTTAAATACAAATCCTCACGTTGCCACATTGCTAGTATGGGGAGGAATCTACATAACACATCAATACGcattctaaaaaaatatcatccatatttttcataataagaaaaaaaataaaaaaaaaattcatgtgaGAGAGCCCACACACACCAACGATGTagcaattttattttctattattaattattatttttttaaaaacaagaTAATAAGTGAGGATGGTGTGGCATAATCATTAGTGATTGAGACTATACTCCTATCATCTAAATGCTGCATTGTGCCTTTTTTCTAGTGAAAAAAAGGCTAAAAGCTACTGCAGAAAAGAGACATGGGTCTTCTTTGAGTTTCTACTTGTATATGTATAATAGATTAGACCAACCGACAAGCCCAAAGGACACTTAGGAATCTAATGATGTATTACACTTAAAGCATTAGATAGACTATCACTTTCTATTATGATAAAAGCCATAATTAGCTTGATTTGATGCATCACCAGAGTACTTAAATACAACAAAGTATGCAGCCCATCATAGATGGGAATGGGGAGGGTTTAAATGGGGCACTTTGACCCAATCTTTCCTTAATGAGGGTATGGTATAAAAAGGAAAGGCTCTCTAGGTAAGCAGCATAGAGGAGTGATCAATAAGATGTAGTTAGGTCGTTTTATctaagagagatagagaggtaGCTGGTGTACCCTCCCTTGACggttggaagaaaattttttcttgaaaaaaaaaatatgattataTGATTTGCCGAAACCATAGTTACTGTCATTTGTAAAATAAGGAAAGGATTGCCACGCCATTAGTGTAGCTTGCGCTTCCTAAACACAGGGAGGTGGGAGCATGGTTACTAGGTGCAATGAtaatgaaggagagagaatgtgagggATCTCCATAGCCTCATGAAATTGTTGAGCTTCTCAATGAGGTGAAAGTCAAATTTAATCTTTTGAGGATTGTGCTAGGATACACAAATATACCATTGGACTATCCCACACAAATGCTATAGAACAGGAGAGGGaataaaaataagggaaagagaACCTGGTTTGCTTATGCGGCCACTGCACCCAATGCTGAAGCCAATGGGAGGACGCGTGGAGGCATTTGGTTGTTGGGAGGGTAGTGCCATCTTTTAGCATCCGATTGTATTTGGGCATGGATACACACAAGCGGGTAGTGTTCAATTCtcc
It includes:
- the LOC122074103 gene encoding chaperone protein dnaJ 6-like isoform X2; translated protein: MAKKKKGRVSEENKEEDQNQEVLRQSPKKEKSLYEILGVERSASQQEIKKAYYKLALRLHPDKNPDDEEAKEKFQQLQKVISILGDEEKRALYDQTGCVDDADLLGEVSQNLQEYFRTIYKKVTEADIEEFEANYRGSDSELNDLKDLYQKYKGNMSRLFCSMICSDPTLDSHRFKDILGEAISAGELKETKDYRKWVQKVSETRPPINPLKRRGKSKKQSDTDLYAIISQRQGQREEQFESMFSSIVAKYNGGRSNSEPTEEEFEAARKRVESRKPTKQARQK
- the LOC122074103 gene encoding chaperone protein dnaJ 6-like isoform X1, whose amino-acid sequence is MAKKKKGRVSEENKEEDQNQEVLRQSPKKEKSLYEILGVERSASQQEIKKAYYKLALRLHPDKNPDDEEAKEKFQQLQKVISILGDEEKRALYDQTGCVDDADLLGEVSQNLQEYFRTIYKKVTEADIEEFEANYRGSDSELNDLKDLYQKYKGNMSRLFCSMICSDPTLDSHRFKDILGEAISAGELKETKDYRKWVQKVSETRPPINPLKRRGNRSKKQSDTDLYAIISQRQGQREEQFESMFSSIVAKYNGGRSNSEPTEEEFEAARKRVESRKPTKQARQK